A segment of the Bacillus pseudomycoides genome:
ATTTAGCACGTCAAATGGGAATGAACAATATCAATATGGACTTAATTATTGGTCTTCCAGGTGAAGGGCTAGATATTTTTAAACATACGTTAGATGAAACGGAAAAGTTAATGCCGGAATCATTAACAGTTCACACATTATCATTTAAGCGTGCTTCTGAAATGACACAAAATAAGCGTAAATATAAAGTGGCAGGTCGCGAAGAAATTACAGCGATGATGCATGAAGCAGAAGAGTGGACGAAGAATCATAATTACGTACCATATTATTTATACCGCCAAAAGAACATTTTGGGTAACTTGGAAAATGTCGGTTACGCAATGCCGTCGCAAGAAAGCATTTATAATATCGTGATTATGGAAGAAGTACAATCGATTATCGGTCTTGGCTGCGGTGCATCAAGTAAATTTGTACATCCAAAAACAGGGGCAATTACGCATTTTGCAAACCCGAAAGATCCGAAATCATATAATGATGGTTATATCAAGTATACAGAAGATAAGCTTGAAATTTTAAAAGAGTTATTTTCTTAAGAGAAGGGGCTGGCCTAAAGGTTCGTATATTACGAGGCTTTAGGCTTCAGTCTCTTTTTTGATATGCGTAAAGATTGGTACTAACGTATTCATAATAAAAGAGGTAGCATTTGCTGTCTCTGCTTGTACTAACATAATAAGCTATCAGTCAAACAGCGTACCACTGTTTGAGATTTTTATTATCTATTACAGTTGTGAAATTTGTTTTTTTGTAAAAACAATATTGTATATGAATTGAATAAATAGTATAAATCAATTTTTTAGAAGGAAGGGAGGATCTGTCATGCATAGAAGCAGTCAGGTCCTTTTTTTGAACCATTCCAAGTAGAAAGGGAGTGGAATTCCATTTTTGTTTTTAGAACTGCAATTTGCATGTTAGAACATCAAAATGAATATATATTTGTAAAACAGTGTCGAGAATGATCGGAAAAAGAAGGTAAAAATGTAGAGGAAATGTCTACTTATACACGAAATGATAGATTTATGAAAGTTAAAAGGGGGCATAGTTTGACATGTATATGACGATTGGGAGGATTTTTGATTTAGCGGTTGGTAAGTATTCGAATAAAGAAGCGCTAGTCGAACCAGAAAAGAACATTCGCTGGACATACAAAGAGTGGGATGAACAGATTAATAAAACGGCGCAAGCATTATTAGCAGAAGGTGTGAAAAAAGGAGATACTGTATCTGTATATTCATATAACTGCCGTGAATTTGTAAACGTTTACCTCGCTTGTGCCAAAATCGGTGCGATTTTCAATCCGATTAACTTCCGTTTAAAAGCAAAAGAAGTAGCTTACATTCTCCACGATGCTGCCTCAAAAGTGGTTGTCTTTGAAAAAGCTGTTGAACAAACAGTTGCGATGATTGAAAGAGATTTCCCAAACAGTTCTTTTTGGTACATAGAAGATGATGCGCCTGCGTACGCTGCGTCGTATCACGAAAAAGTAGGTGCAGCGTCATCAGAGCCGGTGGATATTGTTGTTGAGGAAACAGATTATTGTTCGATGCTTTATACAAGTGGTACAACGGGGCATCCAAAAGGGGTGCTGCATCGTCACCGTGATATGGCAGAACATAGTATGATTTGTACGTATTTCTTAAAATATAACCGTGACAGTATCGGGCTTGTTGTAGCACCACTGTACCATTGCGGGGAATTAAACGCTGGTATTATACCAAGAATTCAAGTCGGCGGGAAAAATATTATTTTACATCAATTTGAGACAAAGACGGTACTACATACAATTGAAAAAGAAAAAATCACGACATTTTTTGCGGCGCCAACGATGTGGAATATGATGTTACAAGAGGATTTATCACAATATGAACTTCGCTCGATGAAAATTGGGGTATACGGCGGCGCAGCAATGGCACCAGCACTTGTAAAAGAATGTAAAGAGCGTCTACATATTGATCTTGTTCAAATTTATGGAATGACAGAGATGGGACCGGTTATTGCATTCTTAGTAGAAGAAGATCAAATTACGAAAGCTGGTTCAGCTGGAACTCCTTGTTTTAGTCACGAAATTCGAATTGTAAAGCCGAACGAAGAGGGACCGGCAGAACCAGATGATGTACTACCACCGTATGAAGTGGGAGAAATTATTTCACGTGGACCAACCATGATGGCAGGATATCATAATCGTGAAGAAGCGAACGCAAAGTCTATGTATAAAGGTTGGTACCATTCGGGAGATCTTGGTTATTTTGACAAAGATGGTTATTTATATGTGGCGGATCGTGTTGACGATATGGTTATAAGTGGCGGGGTAAATATTTATCCGCGTGAAATTGAAGATTTCCTGCATAGTCATCCTGGCATACTAGATGTTGCAGTACTTGGTGAACCAGATGAATTATGGGGTGAACGTGTTGTTGCGGTAGTGGTCAAAAAAGATGAACATATTACAGCGGAGGATTTAGAAGTATACTGTAAAGAAAGTGACGAATTAGCTGACTATAAACGCCCGCGTCATTATATATTTGCAGATGAACTGCCTCGTAATGCGAGCGGGAAGTTACAGAAATTTGTATTGAGAGAATCACTAAAGGGTGCTAAAAAGTAAAATAATAGCTTTCCAATTTGTTTTATTACAAGTTAATATATTGTCCGCAATTCTTTGTTAAAGAGAAGGTTTATGAAATGTTGCACATTATATAAAGGATAGATAAAGCAGAAAATATTTTATGCTTTATCTATCTTTTTTGTACTACGTATGGCTTTATTATCATAACGTTCACGCTTTACCACACCAGAATGTTTTTAAGAACGTGCAGTGTTTTCTGCAAGTTCTTTTTATTTTCATGTTTAATAATGAATGCGTACTTTAGTATATGAGTTTACATTCTCCTTTAAGAAATTTCACTTCACTAACAGTTATATGAAACTATTAATATAAATTATTTTAACAGTAATTATTAGATTTTTATGATATTTTACTTGTTTTTTATTCTGTCCTTGTTACAATAGTAGTTTGGTTCATATGAAACTAAAAACTACTAAAAGGGGAAGTATTAAGAAATGTTTAAAAAATCTGCATCAATTGTCTTAGCATCTAGTGTACTTTTTATTCCTATAAAAGGACTAGCTGAAACCGTACCAACTTACAATACAGCAACTACAACAAATAAAACTGTAACTCCCTCTAAACAATCTGGATGGATTCAAAAAAATGGTACATGGTATTACTTCAATTTAGATGGAACTGTAGCAAAAGGTTGGTTACAAAACAATAATAATTGGTATTTCTTAAATGCAAGCGGAGCCATGCAAACGGGATGGGTGTCTGATGGTAGTGCTTGGTATTACTTAGATTCTAGTGGTGCTATGAAAACAGGGTGGCTTCTCGAAGGTAATAAGTGGTATTATCTAAATTCTAGTGGAGCCATGAAAACAGGATGGTTTTTTGATAGCGGAGTTTGGTATTATTTAAGCTCTACTGGTGCTATGAAAACAGGGTGGCTTCTCGAAGGTAATAAATGGTATTACCTAAATTCTAGTGGAGCCATGAAAACAGGATGGTTTTTTGATAGTGGGGCTTGGTATTATTTAAGCTCTACTGGTGTTATGAAAACAGGGTGGCTTCTCGAAGGTAACCAGTGGTACTACTTAAATTCAAATGGGACGATGAAAACGGGTTGGCTGCAAGAAGGGAGTACATGGTACTATTTACAGTCAAATGGTGTTATGCAAACTGGATTCGCTTCTATTGATGGGGCAACATACTATTTCAATAACAGTGGCAATTGGGTTCCTGAAAATAATATTACCGCTACGTCATATATAAACCTTGATTTAACATATGCTTCAAATGTTACTGGTAAAGAAATTGATGCGGACATTAAAAAGTACCAACCAGATAGTCCATTAATTGGACATGGAGCTGACTTTGTTGCAGCTCAAGCTAAGTATGGCGTTAACGCACTTTCTTTAGCGGCACATGCTATTTTAGAATCTGGATATGGTAAATCTGAAATCGCATATCGTAAACATAATTTATTTGGTTTGCGCGCTTATGATCAAGATCCGTTTAAATATGCAAAATATTTACCAACTTTCGGTGATAGCATTGCCTATAATGCTAATTATGTAAGAGATAAATATTTAGAGAAAAATGGATCATATTACTATGGTCCAACATTGCAAGGTATGAATGTGATGTATTCAACAGATCAAGAATGGTCTGCCAAAATCGCAAAAATTATGGAGCGTATTAAACCCTTCAAAAAGCAAGATTATTTATATGCAAAAAAATTATCGAAAAACCCCAATACTTTAAATGTTGACGGACTTTCAAGTAATATTCCATACAAA
Coding sequences within it:
- a CDS encoding glucosaminidase domain-containing protein translates to MFKKSASIVLASSVLFIPIKGLAETVPTYNTATTTNKTVTPSKQSGWIQKNGTWYYFNLDGTVAKGWLQNNNNWYFLNASGAMQTGWVSDGSAWYYLDSSGAMKTGWLLEGNKWYYLNSSGAMKTGWFFDSGVWYYLSSTGAMKTGWLLEGNKWYYLNSSGAMKTGWFFDSGAWYYLSSTGVMKTGWLLEGNQWYYLNSNGTMKTGWLQEGSTWYYLQSNGVMQTGFASIDGATYYFNNSGNWVPENNITATSYINLDLTYASNVTGKEIDADIKKYQPDSPLIGHGADFVAAQAKYGVNALSLAAHAILESGYGKSEIAYRKHNLFGLRAYDQDPFKYAKYLPTFGDSIAYNANYVRDKYLEKNGSYYYGPTLQGMNVMYSTDQEWSAKIAKIMERIKPFKKQDYLYAKKLSKNPNTLNVDGLSSNIPYKTYPQGATAKAKRATSYYVVPYPFDGQIKSQLVTENDQGTLALGKSVYVHREDPNGWIEFSFTQNGKKYWVLKTELNM
- a CDS encoding fatty acid--CoA ligase, translated to MYMTIGRIFDLAVGKYSNKEALVEPEKNIRWTYKEWDEQINKTAQALLAEGVKKGDTVSVYSYNCREFVNVYLACAKIGAIFNPINFRLKAKEVAYILHDAASKVVVFEKAVEQTVAMIERDFPNSSFWYIEDDAPAYAASYHEKVGAASSEPVDIVVEETDYCSMLYTSGTTGHPKGVLHRHRDMAEHSMICTYFLKYNRDSIGLVVAPLYHCGELNAGIIPRIQVGGKNIILHQFETKTVLHTIEKEKITTFFAAPTMWNMMLQEDLSQYELRSMKIGVYGGAAMAPALVKECKERLHIDLVQIYGMTEMGPVIAFLVEEDQITKAGSAGTPCFSHEIRIVKPNEEGPAEPDDVLPPYEVGEIISRGPTMMAGYHNREEANAKSMYKGWYHSGDLGYFDKDGYLYVADRVDDMVISGGVNIYPREIEDFLHSHPGILDVAVLGEPDELWGERVVAVVVKKDEHITAEDLEVYCKESDELADYKRPRHYIFADELPRNASGKLQKFVLRESLKGAKK